In Hippoglossus stenolepis isolate QCI-W04-F060 chromosome 21, HSTE1.2, whole genome shotgun sequence, one DNA window encodes the following:
- the LOC118100421 gene encoding uncharacterized protein LOC118100421 isoform X2: MGGSCPEGQYRDGLVKECLSCRLVCQQPPVISRCITFCATPPPVTTKMLVVKVSPHLTNSRGLSVPMALEDPTLLLYSLLALCMVLLFSSLSLALAVLLRRSRAKSSKPKPKEAKQKLAVQPGEKLIMREGQLGHTSKNFVTSPGCPPNREQSDDSIPTETCVCVHCFPDLKALGQSNDKPLGPPFSFNQQAGFPVAQTMNGRPLWTEQSHHEPGGGSSEIRFLCSPSN, translated from the exons ATGGGTGGAAGCTGCCCTGAGGGTCAGTACCGGGACGGCTTGGTGAAAGAATGCCTGAGCTGTCGTTTGGTATGCCAGCAACCGCCTGTCATCAGCAGGTGCATCACTTTTTGCG CTACGCCACCTCCTGTGACCACGAAAATGCTCGTGGTTAAAGTCAGCCCCCACCTGACGAACTCCAGAGGGCTCTCGGTGCCGATGGCCCTGGAGGACCCCACGCTCTTGCTCTACTCTCTGCTGGCACTGTGCATGGTGCTGCTGTTTTCTAGCTTGTCTTTGGCCCTGGCCGTCTTGCTGAGGAGGTCCAGGGCCAAAAGCTCCAAGCCGAAACCCAAGGAGGCCAAACAGAAACTGGCTGTGCAGCCAGGTGAAAAGCTCATCATGCGAGAGGGGCAGCTGGGGCACACCTCCAAAA attTTGTAACAAGTCCAGGCTGCCCCCCGAACCGTGAGCAGTCAGACGACTCCATCCCGACAGAGACGTGCGTGTGCGTCCACTGCTTCCCGGACCTGAAAGCACTAGGCCAAAGCAATGACAAGCCACTGGGACCACCGTTCTCTTTCAACCAGCAGGCTGGCTTCCCAGTAGCCCAGACCATGAACGGCAGGCCTCTCTGGACTGAGCAGAGCCACCACGAACCGGGAGGGGGAAGCAGTGAGATAAGGTTCCTTTGCTCCCCTTCAAATTAA
- the LOC118100421 gene encoding tumor necrosis factor receptor superfamily member 13B isoform X1 — protein sequence MGGSCPEGQYRDGLVKECLSCRLVCQQPPVISRCITFCDSTHCKGLPGHYYDALLKRCMRCAEVCGKHPAECSQHCHTTPPPVTTKMLVVKVSPHLTNSRGLSVPMALEDPTLLLYSLLALCMVLLFSSLSLALAVLLRRSRAKSSKPKPKEAKQKLAVQPGEKLIMREGQLGHTSKNFVTSPGCPPNREQSDDSIPTETCVCVHCFPDLKALGQSNDKPLGPPFSFNQQAGFPVAQTMNGRPLWTEQSHHEPGGGSSEIRFLCSPSN from the exons ATGGGTGGAAGCTGCCCTGAGGGTCAGTACCGGGACGGCTTGGTGAAAGAATGCCTGAGCTGTCGTTTGGTATGCCAGCAACCGCCTGTCATCAGCAGGTGCATCACTTTTTGCG ACTCTACACATTGCAAGGGGCTGCCCGGTCACTACTACGATGCGCTGCTGAAGAGGTGCATGAGGTGCGCTGAGGTTTGTGGCAAACATCCAGCAGAATGCTCCCAGCACTGCCACA CTACGCCACCTCCTGTGACCACGAAAATGCTCGTGGTTAAAGTCAGCCCCCACCTGACGAACTCCAGAGGGCTCTCGGTGCCGATGGCCCTGGAGGACCCCACGCTCTTGCTCTACTCTCTGCTGGCACTGTGCATGGTGCTGCTGTTTTCTAGCTTGTCTTTGGCCCTGGCCGTCTTGCTGAGGAGGTCCAGGGCCAAAAGCTCCAAGCCGAAACCCAAGGAGGCCAAACAGAAACTGGCTGTGCAGCCAGGTGAAAAGCTCATCATGCGAGAGGGGCAGCTGGGGCACACCTCCAAAA attTTGTAACAAGTCCAGGCTGCCCCCCGAACCGTGAGCAGTCAGACGACTCCATCCCGACAGAGACGTGCGTGTGCGTCCACTGCTTCCCGGACCTGAAAGCACTAGGCCAAAGCAATGACAAGCCACTGGGACCACCGTTCTCTTTCAACCAGCAGGCTGGCTTCCCAGTAGCCCAGACCATGAACGGCAGGCCTCTCTGGACTGAGCAGAGCCACCACGAACCGGGAGGGGGAAGCAGTGAGATAAGGTTCCTTTGCTCCCCTTCAAATTAA